The Candidatus Zixiibacteriota bacterium genome has a segment encoding these proteins:
- a CDS encoding GTP-binding protein, which produces MAKQKFERNKPHVNVGTIGHVDHGKTTL; this is translated from the coding sequence ATGGCAAAGCAGAAGTTTGAGCGGAATAAGCCGCATGTGAATGTAGGAACGATTGGCCATGTTGATCATGGCAAGACGACCCTGA